A genome region from Natranaeroarchaeum sulfidigenes includes the following:
- a CDS encoding DUF5786 family protein: protein MSLGAYDEDEHERREQKTSTVDADFDDAREEYRGTIEYDSGDSAEDLLDTFEEIKSN from the coding sequence ATGTCACTTGGTGCCTACGACGAGGACGAACACGAACGCCGAGAGCAGAAAACGAGTACGGTCGATGCGGACTTCGACGACGCCAGAGAGGAGTACCGTGGCACCATCGAATACGATTCCGGCGACTCGGCCGAGGACCTTCTGGATACGTTCGAGGAGATCAAATCGAACTGA
- a CDS encoding YkgJ family cysteine cluster protein, whose amino-acid sequence MRVDCAGCAGCCLDWRPLTDEDVDHERHGRYRPLDDTYNLTPLTRSEIRRFLDDGMAAAMTPRFFTADDGVRIDGHELAAIDGNPVFFVGLRKVPKPVAPFGESPHWLRSCVFLDPTTLQCRIHNTDRYPEQCASYPGHNLALDQETMCERVEGAFGGERLVDDEPPEALDGLLLGPQALGEKLFTHPEPAQLTGSIERCAAGESSAADRAECLAVAAASSPGTTTVEQERYETYRKRALAGDSWIDCAVGVWSKRADEPGRSAPDPAIAVAVEDERGAPETPGWN is encoded by the coding sequence ATGCGGGTGGACTGTGCAGGCTGCGCGGGCTGTTGTCTCGACTGGCGACCGCTGACCGACGAGGACGTCGACCACGAGCGCCACGGCCGGTACCGCCCTCTCGACGACACCTACAACCTCACACCGCTGACTCGCTCGGAGATCCGCCGGTTCCTCGACGATGGGATGGCTGCAGCGATGACACCCCGGTTCTTTACGGCCGACGATGGAGTCCGGATCGACGGCCACGAACTCGCCGCGATCGATGGCAACCCCGTCTTTTTTGTTGGGCTCCGGAAAGTCCCGAAGCCGGTGGCTCCGTTCGGCGAGTCTCCACACTGGCTCCGTAGCTGTGTCTTCCTCGATCCGACCACGCTCCAGTGTCGGATCCACAACACGGATCGGTATCCCGAGCAGTGTGCGTCGTATCCGGGCCACAACCTCGCGCTCGATCAGGAGACGATGTGTGAACGTGTCGAGGGAGCGTTCGGTGGCGAGCGGCTGGTCGACGACGAGCCGCCCGAAGCCCTCGATGGACTCTTGCTTGGCCCACAGGCCCTCGGCGAGAAACTGTTTACTCATCCCGAGCCAGCGCAACTGACTGGCTCGATCGAGCGCTGTGCCGCCGGTGAATCCAGCGCCGCGGATCGTGCGGAGTGTCTTGCGGTCGCCGCGGCGTCCAGTCCCGGTACGACGACCGTCGAGCAAGAGCGCTATGAGACGTACCGAAAACGGGCGCTGGCGGGAGACTCGTGGATCGACTGCGCAGTCGGCGTGTGGAGCAAACGAGCCGACGAGCCGGGCCGCTCCGCCCCGGATCCGGCCATCGCGGTCGCAGTCGAGGACGAGCGCGGTGCGCCAGAAACGCCAGGTTGGAACTGA
- a CDS encoding DUF7530 family protein gives MSVEYGEAWVYESIVGAIPGLDLSDRAAVTIQLVGFEFAVLLGALYYDLWYAAAFGTVAVGVAAVGSAVMLRFSQRLRALDPPEAYRTALFGSSFEVVLGLVAFLVLVTYLFVYDPRTGSLPLVERLFGPEPPLLVVFLALLIAWDVAYRIGTSWWASVVAVWRSYTFEFDEQTALAYRQLDLLNIGFAAIQLALLPFVWDRPVLAAALIGHVVATGGAVALSTALLR, from the coding sequence ATGAGCGTCGAGTACGGCGAAGCCTGGGTCTACGAGAGTATCGTCGGCGCGATTCCGGGGCTCGATCTGTCGGACAGGGCAGCGGTCACGATCCAGCTGGTCGGCTTCGAGTTCGCGGTCCTGCTCGGTGCGCTCTACTACGATCTGTGGTACGCGGCCGCGTTCGGGACCGTTGCAGTCGGCGTCGCTGCAGTCGGTAGTGCAGTCATGCTGCGGTTCAGCCAGCGACTTCGCGCACTTGACCCGCCCGAGGCCTACCGGACCGCGCTCTTTGGCTCCAGTTTCGAGGTCGTCCTCGGGCTGGTTGCCTTCCTCGTCCTCGTCACCTACCTGTTCGTGTACGATCCGCGGACAGGGTCACTACCGCTCGTCGAACGGCTATTCGGTCCGGAGCCCCCGCTGCTCGTCGTCTTCCTCGCGTTGCTGATCGCCTGGGACGTGGCCTATCGAATCGGGACGAGCTGGTGGGCGAGCGTCGTCGCCGTCTGGCGGTCCTACACCTTCGAGTTCGATGAGCAGACAGCCCTCGCGTACCGGCAGCTCGATCTCCTCAACATCGGTTTCGCCGCGATTCAGCTGGCACTGCTCCCCTTTGTGTGGGATCGCCCGGTGCTGGCGGCGGCGCTGATCGGACACGTGGTCGCAACCGGCGGCGCGGTCGCACTGTCGACAGCACTGCTGCGGTAG
- a CDS encoding DUF5784 family protein produces the protein MASPLRFRRSDERWTAARVERDVFDPLDANLGARRTTPRFEPTGNWQIRRYDVDNGDLALFAWDDDHGYWLGNTETPESLWRTDKYGWRSVPYQIARWAQREFLAELYEEDPWLEQYGHLSWYFLPVFMSKDGRETTRAFFSEHAGGFPDADSEDALAFYEEFLATGRLDEYRETMAGKLGTSELFDRVRMTAAMGEFNAAKLLIDAGYEITPEIEVGTGHSLDFRARSAEADGAVEADGGSGTLVEVTRPQPPTRRNASTPTAAVRETAGTKATGQLRHNGDAVLLVDCSSFRDDEWAAIKGERPDLPHRPAIVYRVRPSGSVDGYATGTPPLDVDAVLARS, from the coding sequence GTGGCGAGCCCGCTTCGATTCCGCAGATCAGACGAGCGCTGGACGGCAGCCAGAGTCGAACGTGACGTCTTCGATCCGCTGGACGCCAACCTCGGCGCACGACGTACGACCCCCCGCTTCGAGCCGACCGGCAACTGGCAGATACGCCGATACGATGTCGACAACGGTGACCTCGCGCTGTTCGCGTGGGACGACGACCACGGTTACTGGCTCGGCAACACCGAGACGCCCGAGTCCCTCTGGCGGACCGACAAGTACGGGTGGCGCAGTGTTCCGTATCAGATCGCCCGCTGGGCACAGCGGGAGTTCCTTGCGGAACTGTACGAGGAGGACCCGTGGCTAGAGCAGTACGGACATCTCTCGTGGTACTTTCTCCCTGTCTTCATGTCAAAAGACGGTCGGGAGACGACGCGGGCGTTCTTTAGCGAGCACGCCGGGGGGTTCCCGGACGCGGACAGCGAGGACGCGCTGGCGTTTTACGAGGAGTTCCTTGCGACCGGTCGGCTCGACGAGTATCGAGAGACGATGGCGGGGAAACTCGGGACCAGCGAGCTATTCGACAGAGTGCGAATGACCGCCGCCATGGGCGAGTTCAATGCCGCAAAGCTACTGATCGATGCGGGATACGAGATCACGCCCGAGATCGAGGTCGGAACGGGTCACTCACTGGACTTTCGTGCCCGATCAGCAGAAGCTGATGGGGCTGTCGAGGCTGACGGCGGGTCGGGAACGCTGGTTGAGGTGACGCGACCCCAGCCTCCGACGCGACGCAACGCAAGTACGCCGACAGCCGCCGTTCGGGAGACTGCAGGGACGAAAGCGACGGGACAGCTACGCCACAACGGGGATGCAGTCCTTCTGGTCGATTGTTCGAGCTTTCGGGACGACGAGTGGGCGGCGATCAAGGGAGAGCGTCCTGACCTTCCCCACCGCCCAGCAATCGTCTACCGGGTGCGCCCGTCCGGATCGGTCGACGGCTACGCAACGGGGACGCCACCACTGGACGTCGACGCCGTGCTGGCCAGAAGTTAG
- a CDS encoding DUF7561 family protein has translation MGRQPCDGCGRKVRIGGGISDFWTMKPTPTEGMTLEFEDDSEHFLCNECIDQLPDYPDESDVEALERRDGE, from the coding sequence ATGGGACGCCAACCGTGTGACGGCTGTGGCCGGAAGGTGCGGATCGGCGGGGGAATCAGTGACTTCTGGACGATGAAGCCGACGCCGACAGAGGGGATGACACTGGAGTTCGAGGACGACAGCGAGCACTTTCTCTGTAATGAGTGTATCGACCAGCTTCCCGATTATCCGGATGAATCGGACGTCGAGGCGCTCGAACGGCGGGACGGCGAGTAG
- a CDS encoding DUF5789 family protein, with the protein MTMKNTTELLTDAEFPMTSDELLDRYGDEEIDLSNETLREVLERTGSETYENREDAEFAIYSGVSDRAIGRKGYSDRDPTPLGSPYGPDQYSF; encoded by the coding sequence ATGACGATGAAGAACACGACCGAACTGCTCACCGACGCGGAGTTCCCGATGACGTCCGACGAACTGCTCGACCGATACGGCGACGAAGAGATCGATCTCTCCAATGAAACCCTGCGTGAGGTCCTCGAACGGACCGGCTCGGAGACGTACGAGAACAGAGAAGACGCCGAGTTCGCCATTTACTCCGGAGTCAGCGATCGAGCGATCGGCCGCAAGGGGTACAGCGACCGTGACCCGACGCCGCTGGGCAGTCCGTACGGGCCCGACCAGTACTCGTTCTAA
- a CDS encoding redoxin domain-containing protein — translation MLTEGTRAPDFTLPAAVGGEIEQLTFSEYAAGQLTVLAFYPADFSPACTDELCSLRDIDLFNLQDEISILGISTDSAFSHLEFARQNGLEFPLLSDNDGRVSELFGVLHDEFEGHNRLSQRAVFVVDDRQEIRYAWATADPYQLPDIEAVRAAVDSVQDDRGAIDRYRSAHDHYRYGRSELENARAAYAGEDWGVAAEAFAEAEYYFGEAESGFDTARRFAESENVVRTAESAKTKTKQYRQCARWYGKAARRRTSGDTPLATETEADAEAALDAARAMEPVQDLYTF, via the coding sequence ATGCTCACCGAGGGAACAAGGGCTCCCGATTTTACGCTACCTGCGGCGGTCGGCGGAGAGATCGAACAGCTGACGTTCAGTGAGTACGCAGCAGGCCAACTCACCGTTCTCGCATTCTATCCGGCAGATTTCAGTCCAGCATGTACCGATGAACTCTGCTCGCTCCGGGATATCGATCTGTTCAACCTCCAGGACGAGATATCGATCCTCGGGATTTCGACCGATAGCGCCTTTAGCCACCTCGAGTTCGCCCGTCAGAACGGCCTGGAATTCCCACTGTTGAGTGACAACGATGGTCGAGTCTCCGAACTCTTTGGCGTGCTCCACGATGAATTCGAGGGACATAACCGTCTCTCGCAGCGGGCGGTATTCGTCGTCGACGACCGACAGGAGATCAGATATGCGTGGGCGACCGCCGATCCATATCAACTGCCGGATATCGAGGCAGTGCGAGCGGCCGTTGACTCCGTTCAGGACGACCGTGGAGCGATCGATCGATACCGCTCGGCACACGACCACTACCGGTACGGCCGGTCCGAGCTAGAAAACGCCCGGGCGGCGTATGCGGGAGAGGACTGGGGCGTTGCGGCCGAGGCGTTCGCCGAAGCCGAGTACTACTTCGGGGAGGCAGAAAGCGGGTTCGACACGGCGCGGCGATTCGCCGAGTCCGAGAACGTGGTTCGGACCGCAGAGAGCGCAAAAACCAAGACGAAGCAGTATCGCCAGTGTGCTCGCTGGTACGGCAAAGCGGCGCGACGACGAACCAGTGGGGATACCCCGCTCGCGACGGAGACCGAAGCTGACGCCGAAGCGGCCCTCGATGCCGCACGCGCGATGGAGCCGGTGCAGGATCTCTATACGTTTTGA
- a CDS encoding NAD(P)H-binding protein, with amino-acid sequence MNVLVTGATGFVGRRLVPALLDAGHEVCVLVRDRSSYDLDLDVDIYEGDLLEQGSFESALAGVDAAYYLVHSMGSSGDFEERDRQAARHFRAAASAAGVGRVIYLGGLGPSEEKEGVSAHLRSRQEVGRLLGDGTYDLTTLRAAVIVGEGSASFELIDQLTGRLPVMLAPKWVRTRCQPIAIDDVIAYLVGVLDAPETAGTTFEIGGPEVMTYQEMLQRTAEIAGRSVYIIPVPVLTPTLSSHWLTFVTDVPTSVAKPLIAGLKTPVVVENDRIREFVDIEPTSFETAVRRAFSSESSPSSPPVEATG; translated from the coding sequence ATGAACGTTCTCGTCACCGGTGCGACGGGCTTTGTCGGACGCCGACTCGTCCCAGCGCTCCTCGATGCCGGCCACGAGGTGTGCGTGCTCGTCAGGGATCGATCGAGCTACGACCTCGACCTCGATGTCGATATCTACGAAGGCGATCTACTCGAACAGGGCAGCTTCGAGTCCGCACTGGCAGGAGTCGACGCGGCGTACTATCTCGTTCACTCGATGGGATCGAGCGGGGACTTCGAGGAGCGTGATCGCCAGGCAGCCCGGCATTTCCGCGCAGCCGCAAGCGCAGCAGGCGTCGGGCGCGTGATCTACCTCGGCGGACTCGGCCCCAGCGAGGAGAAAGAGGGCGTCTCGGCACATCTGCGGTCCCGACAGGAGGTCGGGCGACTGCTCGGTGATGGAACCTACGACCTGACGACGCTCCGGGCGGCGGTCATCGTCGGCGAGGGGAGCGCGAGCTTCGAGCTGATCGATCAGCTCACCGGTCGGCTCCCTGTGATGCTCGCCCCGAAGTGGGTCCGGACTCGCTGTCAGCCGATCGCGATCGACGACGTGATCGCCTACCTCGTGGGCGTACTCGATGCCCCCGAAACAGCCGGGACGACGTTCGAGATCGGCGGCCCGGAGGTGATGACCTATCAGGAGATGCTCCAGCGCACGGCAGAGATCGCTGGACGGAGCGTCTACATCATTCCGGTCCCGGTGCTCACACCGACGCTGTCTTCTCACTGGCTCACCTTCGTCACGGACGTGCCTACCTCAGTCGCCAAACCCCTGATTGCGGGTCTCAAGACGCCGGTCGTCGTCGAGAACGATCGGATCAGGGAGTTCGTCGATATCGAGCCGACATCGTTCGAGACGGCTGTCCGGCGAGCGTTCAGCAGTGAATCATCCCCCTCGTCGCCGCCAGTGGAGGCCACTGGATGA
- a CDS encoding helicase C-terminal domain-containing protein, which produces MDSDRIFDAFPAPSYRGNQRSALADIQSAFEAGNDVVLVRAPTGSGKSLLARAIAGCARRGADATPSQATKAYYTTPQVSQLDDVADDDLLEDLSIIRGKSNYDCILPDETETPVDQAPCARERGYDCSVKHRCPYFSDRAIASNRRIAAMTLAYFMQTAGSDVFRKRDVCVIDEAHGLAEWAEMYATTHLGPRTVPFWEELRVPALDGLDDAVEYADALVDRCTRRKDDLLEKGDLSAEEAAERDRLQELISELNWFVEDYRDPGSATTWLVDQSENDGNSDGEGGPVTIKPMDPERYLRHTVWDRANRFALLSATILNKEAFCRGVGLDPANVALVDVGHTFPVEHRPLYDVTQGKMTYEHRSETLPKVARTVVRIMRKHDDEKGLIHCHSYDIQDRLATQLREFGVGNRIRTHDRDHRDADLDAWKASDDASVFLSVKMEEALDLEGDLARWQVLCKAPYPNTGDSRIAHRLEDGQWGWYYRAALRTVIQACGRVVRAPDDYGATYLADSSLLDLFERARHDVPGWFDEQIRQMSEPELPAFDPGEALAGRSVGRASGQRRRGSGSTERSGSKTSSAATRSRSAGQKRKKSSNNSPIADVWDTE; this is translated from the coding sequence GTGGACTCCGACAGGATCTTCGATGCGTTCCCCGCACCCTCCTACCGTGGAAACCAGCGATCGGCACTGGCCGACATCCAGTCCGCGTTCGAGGCGGGCAACGACGTCGTGCTCGTCAGGGCACCGACCGGGAGCGGCAAGTCCTTGCTTGCGCGTGCGATCGCCGGCTGTGCACGCCGCGGTGCGGACGCGACGCCGAGTCAGGCAACCAAGGCGTACTACACGACGCCGCAGGTCTCGCAACTGGACGACGTGGCCGACGACGATCTCCTCGAAGATCTGAGCATCATCCGCGGGAAGAGCAACTACGACTGCATCCTGCCCGACGAGACGGAAACGCCGGTCGATCAGGCCCCCTGTGCCCGCGAGCGTGGGTACGACTGCTCGGTCAAACACCGCTGTCCGTACTTTTCCGATCGAGCCATCGCCTCGAACCGCCGGATCGCCGCGATGACCCTGGCCTACTTCATGCAAACCGCCGGATCGGACGTCTTTCGCAAGCGCGACGTCTGCGTTATCGACGAGGCACACGGGCTCGCCGAGTGGGCGGAGATGTACGCGACGACGCATCTCGGCCCCCGAACCGTCCCGTTCTGGGAGGAGCTTCGCGTTCCAGCGCTCGATGGGCTCGACGACGCGGTCGAGTACGCCGACGCGCTGGTCGATCGGTGTACTCGACGGAAAGACGACCTGCTGGAAAAGGGCGATCTCAGCGCCGAGGAGGCCGCCGAACGCGACCGGTTACAGGAGCTTATCTCCGAGTTGAACTGGTTCGTCGAGGACTACCGCGATCCGGGGAGTGCAACGACGTGGCTGGTCGACCAGAGCGAGAATGATGGAAACTCCGACGGGGAAGGCGGGCCGGTGACGATCAAACCGATGGATCCCGAGCGGTATCTCCGCCATACAGTCTGGGACCGAGCAAACAGATTTGCCCTGCTATCCGCCACGATTCTCAACAAGGAAGCATTCTGTCGCGGCGTCGGCCTCGATCCGGCGAACGTCGCGCTGGTCGATGTCGGCCACACGTTTCCGGTCGAACACCGGCCGCTGTACGACGTCACGCAGGGGAAGATGACCTACGAGCACCGCTCGGAGACGCTCCCGAAGGTCGCCCGGACGGTCGTCCGTATCATGCGAAAACACGACGACGAGAAGGGGCTGATCCACTGTCACTCCTACGACATTCAGGATCGGCTGGCGACGCAGTTGCGCGAGTTCGGCGTCGGAAACCGGATCCGAACCCACGATCGGGACCATCGGGACGCCGATCTGGACGCGTGGAAGGCCAGTGACGACGCGAGCGTCTTCCTCTCGGTGAAGATGGAGGAGGCGCTGGATCTGGAAGGCGACCTCGCGCGCTGGCAGGTGCTCTGCAAGGCACCCTACCCCAACACCGGGGACTCACGGATCGCTCACCGACTGGAGGACGGCCAGTGGGGCTGGTACTATCGCGCCGCACTCAGGACGGTGATTCAGGCCTGTGGTCGGGTGGTTCGCGCGCCCGACGACTACGGTGCGACGTATCTGGCAGATTCGAGCCTGCTCGACCTGTTCGAGCGCGCGCGCCACGACGTTCCCGGGTGGTTCGACGAACAGATCAGGCAGATGAGCGAACCGGAGCTTCCGGCGTTTGATCCCGGCGAGGCGCTCGCCGGGAGGAGTGTGGGACGAGCGAGCGGACAGCGTCGACGTGGCTCCGGCAGTACGGAGCGTTCGGGGAGTAAAACGTCGAGCGCCGCGACGAGAAGCCGGTCGGCGGGACAAAAGCGGAAGAAGTCCTCGAATAACAGCCCGATTGCGGACGTCTGGGATACCGAGTGA